Proteins from a genomic interval of Candidatus Edwardsbacteria bacterium RifOxyA12_full_54_48:
- a CDS encoding 1-(5-phosphoribosyl)-5-amino-4-imidazole-carboxylate carboxylase produces MQKEKLNELLRKYKAGKISEPEVLKTLAALPYQDIGIANIDTHRTLRRGLPEVIFCQGKTPAQAALIFQKMQGLVMATRADAVHYKAVKKLCPAAVYHSRARIITNARVKPKKSGDYAAVITAGTSDILVAEEAALTAEIFGFRAVRMWDVGVAGLHRLLDKIDILREAKVIVAVAGMEGALPSVVGGLVACPVIAVPTSVGYGASFGGITALLAMLNSCSPGVSVVNIDNGFGAGYLAATILKGCKK; encoded by the coding sequence ATGCAAAAAGAAAAACTTAACGAGTTGCTGCGAAAGTACAAGGCCGGCAAAATCTCCGAACCGGAGGTGCTGAAAACGCTGGCGGCCCTGCCTTACCAGGATATCGGCATCGCCAACATCGACACCCACCGGACCCTGCGCCGGGGGCTGCCGGAGGTGATATTCTGCCAGGGCAAGACCCCGGCTCAGGCGGCCCTGATCTTCCAGAAGATGCAGGGGCTGGTGATGGCCACCAGGGCCGATGCCGTGCACTATAAAGCGGTCAAAAAACTTTGCCCGGCTGCGGTCTACCATTCCCGGGCCAGGATCATCACCAATGCCAGGGTCAAACCCAAAAAGAGCGGCGACTATGCCGCGGTCATTACCGCCGGGACCTCGGACATACTGGTGGCCGAGGAGGCGGCCCTGACCGCCGAGATCTTCGGGTTCCGGGCGGTCAGGATGTGGGATGTGGGTGTGGCCGGGCTTCACCGCCTATTGGATAAGATCGATATACTGCGGGAGGCCAAGGTGATAGTCGCCGTGGCGGGAATGGAGGGCGCCCTGCCCAGCGTGGTGGGCGGCCTGGTGGCCTGCCCGGTGATCGCGGTGCCCACCAGCGTGGGCTACGGGGCCAGCTTCGGAGGGATCACCGCCCTGCTGGCCATGCTCAACAGCTGTTCGCCGGGGGTATCGGTGGTCAACATCGACAACGGCTTCGGGGCCGGGTACCTGGCGGCGACGATTTTGAAAGGCTGCAAGAAGTGA
- a CDS encoding YfcE family phosphodiesterase — translation MKIGLISDTHDNLEACQKACEAFFDEDVKIVLHAGDFVAPFIVPVFAKARLKLIAVYGNNDGEKIYLKERFEEAGFELHSGPYELKIGERSICMMHEPRCLESLIKAGTYDLILYGHTHKVDIYEEGTLVINPGEACGYLTGKPTCAVVELDDMSGRIVEL, via the coding sequence ATGAAGATCGGTTTGATCTCCGATACCCATGATAATCTTGAGGCCTGCCAGAAGGCCTGCGAAGCCTTCTTCGACGAGGACGTCAAGATCGTCCTTCACGCCGGGGATTTCGTGGCCCCCTTCATCGTCCCGGTCTTTGCCAAGGCCAGGCTCAAACTAATAGCAGTTTACGGCAACAACGACGGGGAGAAGATATATCTCAAGGAACGCTTCGAGGAGGCCGGATTCGAACTGCACAGCGGCCCTTACGAATTGAAGATCGGCGAACGGAGCATCTGCATGATGCACGAGCCGCGCTGCCTGGAAAGCCTGATCAAGGCCGGGACCTATGACCTGATCCTCTACGGGCACACCCACAAGGTGGACATCTACGAGGAGGGAACCCTGGTGATCAATCCCGGCGAAGCCTGCGGCTATCTGACCGGCAAGCCGACCTGCGCGGTGGTGGAACTGGACGATATGAGCGGCCGGATCGTGGAACTATAA
- a CDS encoding TIGR00299 family protein, with amino-acid sequence MRTIFFDCPTGASGNMILAALIDAGADRKKILRELKRIPVSGWDIRLKQVAKQGVGGLHLEVEYRKQPERNLSQITALIKKAKFKPMIEKRIIEAFTILARAEAGVHRTTVERIHFHEVGAIDSIIDIAGTMLALDDLGIEKTYCSPLNIGKGTIKCRHGILPVPAPATALLLKDVKIYQNELTGELVTPTGALLMTYLADSFGPMPAMSLEKTGHGAGTMDLPVPNILRAMVGESYASGRDLEQMVLLETNIDDMNPQIYGQVMDLLFRAGACDVYFTPIQMKKNRPAVMLSALVAPSHEKKAVDILMRETTTLGIRRTPLDRYVLPRKTIKVRTEYGIVEGKVAELPDGEKKFQPEYDACLSAAQKFKAPLRKIFSAAMAAYRKSEK; translated from the coding sequence GTGAGAACGATATTCTTCGACTGCCCCACCGGGGCCTCGGGCAACATGATCCTGGCGGCATTGATCGACGCCGGAGCCGACAGGAAAAAGATCCTCCGGGAACTGAAAAGGATCCCGGTCTCCGGCTGGGATATCCGTCTCAAGCAGGTGGCCAAACAGGGGGTGGGCGGGCTTCATCTGGAGGTAGAATACCGGAAACAGCCGGAGCGCAACCTTTCCCAGATCACCGCCCTGATCAAAAAAGCAAAGTTCAAACCGATGATCGAAAAACGGATCATCGAAGCCTTCACCATATTGGCCAGGGCCGAGGCCGGGGTGCACCGGACCACCGTGGAGAGGATACACTTCCACGAGGTGGGGGCCATCGACAGCATCATCGACATCGCCGGGACCATGCTGGCCCTGGACGATCTGGGCATCGAAAAAACATATTGCTCACCGCTGAACATCGGGAAAGGAACGATCAAATGCCGCCACGGCATTCTGCCGGTGCCCGCCCCGGCAACAGCTTTGTTATTGAAAGATGTCAAGATATATCAGAACGAACTGACCGGGGAGCTGGTGACCCCCACCGGCGCACTGTTAATGACCTATCTGGCGGATTCCTTCGGTCCGATGCCGGCCATGTCCCTGGAGAAGACAGGCCACGGGGCCGGCACCATGGATCTGCCGGTGCCCAATATCCTGCGGGCGATGGTGGGGGAGTCTTATGCCAGCGGGAGGGATCTGGAGCAGATGGTGCTGCTGGAGACCAATATCGACGACATGAATCCCCAGATATACGGCCAGGTGATGGATCTGCTTTTCCGGGCCGGGGCCTGCGATGTCTATTTCACGCCCATCCAGATGAAGAAGAACCGCCCGGCCGTGATGCTTTCGGCCCTGGTCGCTCCGTCCCATGAAAAGAAGGCGGTGGATATCCTCATGCGGGAGACCACCACTTTGGGCATCCGCCGGACGCCGCTCGATCGTTATGTCCTTCCCCGGAAGACGATCAAAGTCAGGACCGAATACGGCATCGTAGAGGGCAAGGTGGCGGAACTGCCTGACGGAGAGAAAAAGTTCCAGCCGGAATACGATGCCTGCCTCTCGGCGGCTCAAAAGTTTAAAGCGCCCCTGCGAAAAATATTCAGCGCCGCGATGGCGGCCTACCGGAAATCCGAAAAGTAA
- a CDS encoding DNA-formamidopyrimidine glycosylase, giving the protein MPELPEVETVRRDLTRSLAGKRITQVEILNTGSLKGATPKGFLGEISGRSFTRFGRRGKYLILHLDTGKVLVVHLKMTGVLQYQQKGDSLPRAARIIFYFSGGQRLVFSDQRKFGSIELAGDAGTIPSLQEMGPEPLEKDFTSEALKERLGGRRGPIKPLLLDQSIVAGLGNIYAAEALHRAAIAPQRPADQLSGPELKKLHRAIIQVLKEAIAARGSSVDTYRDGQGKKGWFQVKHRVYGKQGNKCRRCGGTIVKEIFRGRGTYWCPKCQR; this is encoded by the coding sequence ATGCCGGAACTGCCGGAGGTTGAAACGGTCCGCCGGGACCTGACCCGGAGCCTTGCCGGAAAGCGGATCACGCAGGTGGAGATACTGAATACCGGCTCCCTGAAGGGCGCAACGCCCAAAGGATTTCTTGGCGAGATCTCGGGGAGAAGTTTCACCCGGTTCGGCCGGAGGGGCAAATATCTGATCCTGCACCTGGACACCGGGAAGGTTTTGGTGGTCCACCTGAAGATGACCGGAGTGCTGCAATACCAGCAAAAAGGTGATTCTCTGCCCAGGGCGGCCAGAATCATCTTTTACTTTAGCGGCGGTCAGCGGCTGGTGTTCTCCGACCAGCGCAAGTTCGGATCCATCGAACTGGCCGGCGATGCCGGCACCATCCCGTCGCTTCAAGAAATGGGGCCGGAGCCGCTGGAGAAAGATTTCACTTCCGAAGCGTTGAAGGAGCGCCTGGGCGGGCGCAGGGGGCCGATCAAGCCGCTGCTGCTGGACCAGAGCATCGTGGCCGGACTGGGCAATATCTATGCCGCGGAGGCCCTGCACCGGGCGGCTATCGCACCCCAGAGGCCGGCCGACCAGCTAAGCGGGCCGGAGCTGAAGAAACTACACCGGGCCATCATTCAAGTCCTGAAAGAGGCCATCGCCGCCCGGGGGAGCTCGGTGGACACCTACCGCGACGGGCAGGGCAAGAAGGGCTGGTTCCAGGTGAAGCACCGGGTGTATGGCAAGCAGGGAAACAAATGCCGAAGGTGCGGAGGGACCATCGTCAAGGAGATATTCCGGGGACGGGGGACCTATTGGTGCCCGAAGTGCCAGAGATAG
- a CDS encoding TIGR00268 family protein: MGLREKQTKLVSLLRSYGSILVAYSGGIDSTFLAVTAKKILGEDHLAVTAVSAIHSGDETRTALTIAGKYNLNHLAIKTGELKDKAFLANPPDRCYHCKSLLWREMKKIAKAKGISAIIDGSTADDKKEYRPGKAASIKYGIKSPLAEAGLTKAEIRSLSKKMGLPNWNAPSNSCLATRIPYGQKITIPELKRIGRAEAPLKKMGFGHLRVRHHGDLARIEIPTAQFNQALKLKNKIIEFLREAGYKFVTLDLAGYQKGCYDDGKKNAKRKT; the protein is encoded by the coding sequence ATGGGTTTGAGGGAGAAGCAGACAAAACTCGTATCATTGCTCAGAAGCTATGGCAGCATCCTTGTGGCCTATTCCGGCGGGATAGACAGCACTTTTCTGGCGGTGACGGCCAAGAAGATCCTGGGCGAAGATCATCTGGCGGTGACGGCGGTCTCGGCCATACACTCCGGGGATGAAACAAGAACCGCCCTAACAATTGCCGGAAAATACAACCTGAATCATCTGGCAATAAAGACCGGAGAATTGAAGGACAAAGCATTTCTGGCCAATCCACCCGACAGGTGCTATCACTGCAAGAGCCTGCTTTGGCGGGAGATGAAGAAGATCGCTAAGGCAAAAGGGATATCAGCCATCATCGATGGCAGCACCGCGGACGATAAAAAGGAATACCGGCCCGGAAAGGCAGCCTCGATCAAATACGGCATCAAAAGCCCGCTGGCCGAGGCCGGCCTGACCAAGGCTGAGATCAGGTCGTTATCTAAAAAAATGGGACTGCCCAACTGGAATGCCCCGTCGAATTCCTGCCTGGCCACCAGGATACCCTATGGTCAGAAAATAACCATCCCGGAACTTAAGAGGATCGGAAGGGCCGAAGCTCCCTTGAAAAAGATGGGTTTCGGCCACCTGCGGGTAAGGCATCACGGAGATCTGGCCCGGATAGAGATCCCGACGGCGCAGTTCAACCAAGCGCTTAAATTAAAAAATAAGATCATCGAATTCTTGCGTGAGGCAGGCTATAAATTCGTGACCCTCGATCTGGCCGGTTATCAAAAGGGGTGTTACGATGACGGAAAGAAAAATGCAAAAAGAAAAACTTAA
- a CDS encoding tryptophan--tRNA ligase, giving the protein MKTILTGDRPTGPLHIGHYFGSLKERVALQEQYRTFILIADVQALTDNFDDPQKVHDNIIEVTLDYLAAGIDPEKATIVIQSKMPAIADLTVFFMNLVTVARVGRNPTVKEEIKQKGFGESLPLGFFAYPVSQAADILAFNADLVPVGDDQVPMIEMTREIARDFNRIYGPVFVEPEAKVGSFGRIKGFDGNAKMSKSLNNAIDIKDSAEETAKKIMSAYTDPAKARKDDPGHPDGCMVYAYHQIFTPGHAAIKEECLKGGRGCVVCKKELIANMNAYFAPIRQKRMELGNDLGYVKDVLRKGIIKGQEYSGEILDRAKTAMKIDYRDILG; this is encoded by the coding sequence ATGAAAACGATCCTTACCGGGGACCGGCCCACCGGCCCCCTGCACATAGGGCACTATTTCGGCTCGCTCAAAGAACGGGTGGCCCTGCAGGAGCAGTACCGCACCTTCATCCTGATCGCCGACGTTCAGGCTTTGACCGACAACTTTGACGATCCCCAAAAGGTGCACGACAACATCATCGAGGTCACGCTGGACTACTTGGCGGCCGGGATAGACCCCGAAAAGGCCACCATCGTCATCCAGTCCAAGATGCCGGCCATCGCCGACCTGACCGTGTTCTTCATGAACCTGGTGACGGTGGCCCGGGTGGGCCGCAACCCCACCGTCAAGGAGGAGATCAAGCAGAAGGGCTTCGGGGAATCACTGCCCTTAGGGTTCTTCGCCTATCCCGTCTCCCAGGCGGCCGACATCCTGGCCTTCAACGCCGACCTGGTGCCGGTGGGGGACGATCAGGTGCCGATGATCGAGATGACCCGGGAGATCGCCCGCGATTTCAACCGGATCTACGGGCCGGTGTTCGTGGAGCCGGAGGCCAAGGTGGGTTCCTTCGGGCGGATCAAGGGTTTTGACGGCAACGCCAAGATGAGCAAGTCGCTGAACAACGCCATTGACATCAAGGACAGTGCGGAGGAGACCGCCAAGAAGATCATGAGCGCCTATACCGATCCCGCCAAGGCCCGCAAGGACGATCCCGGCCACCCGGACGGCTGCATGGTCTATGCCTATCACCAGATATTCACCCCCGGTCACGCCGCCATTAAGGAAGAATGTTTAAAGGGCGGGCGGGGCTGCGTGGTCTGCAAGAAGGAGCTGATCGCCAACATGAATGCCTATTTTGCACCGATCCGGCAGAAGCGCATGGAATTGGGGAACGACCTGGGTTATGTTAAGGATGTCCTGCGGAAGGGGATCATAAAAGGGCAGGAGTATTCCGGCGAGATACTGGACCGGGCCAAGACCGCCATGAAGATAGATTACCGGGATATATTGGGGTAA
- a CDS encoding preprotein translocase subunit SecA codes for MFGKILTQLFGSKYERDAKKLQPRIDEINRYFEEYKNLSESDLQGKTSEFKARIAQERQQGREDQEILNDLLPEAFAAVKEACRRHTGKSWTVVGMELPWEMVPFDVQLLGGIVLHQGKIAEMATGEGKTLVATMPVYLNALSGRGVHLVTVNNYLARRDSQWMGQIYRYLGLTVGCLDDTEPGTQERRDAYQCDIVYGTNNEFGFDYLRDNMAGSLEQCVQREHYYAIIDEVDSILVDEARTPLIISGPVEHSTHRYDQLKRPVERLVESQILLVNRITAEAEKLLAEGEEYQAGIKLLQAYRGGPKNKKLSKLLQDGKNKRLMQEVENDYIRDKKMWELDEPLFYSIDEKSHVVDLTEKGRQTISPKEPELFIIPDMSEEMHRINSDESLSEAQKAEARIKLELTFSERSEKNQNIGQLLRAYSLFEKDVEYVVSDGKVLIVDEFTGRILAGRRYSDGLHQAIEAKENVAIERETQTLATVTIQNYFRMYAKLAGMTGTAETEASEFFEIYKLDVAVVPTNKPIRRSDYDDVIYRTRREKYNAVIDEIEQMHLAGRPVLVGTVSVEVSETLSRMLARKGIDHKVLNAKHHQKEAEIVTNAGQPKAVTIATNMAGRGTDIKLGPGVVKSPHCRLVSDDGSPEQCPHYETLKCREKVPCGLHIIGTERHESRRIDRQLRGRAGRQGDPGSSRFFLALEDDLMRLFGSERIAGVMEKLGAEEGEVLTHPLLTRQIGTAQKRVEGHNFDIRKHLLEYDDIMNRQREAIYQIRHEALTDENLQDKIAEMMDRVVDAILAADTDEKEYPENWNWGGIKDELRRHFLMDLSVSQDQYHGMTIDSLEKYLKEAVRERYRQKEESLGSELMRRIEHFALLQTIDEKWREHLSNLDAIKEGIGLRAYGQKDPLIEYKKESYIMFMELNNTIDSATIELLFKAHPVNVAPPQSRPVAMTAFKPELAAPKAAGPIEDGSQAPAARRMIPRDEEGRPKQAPVVKSGPDVGRNDPCPCGSGKKYKKCCGVGK; via the coding sequence ATGTTCGGGAAGATACTGACACAATTGTTCGGCAGCAAGTATGAACGGGATGCCAAAAAACTCCAGCCCAGGATCGATGAGATCAACCGGTATTTTGAGGAATATAAAAACCTCTCGGAGTCCGATCTTCAGGGTAAAACATCCGAGTTCAAGGCTAGGATCGCCCAGGAACGCCAGCAGGGGCGGGAAGACCAGGAGATCCTGAACGACCTGCTGCCCGAGGCCTTCGCCGCGGTCAAGGAGGCCTGCCGCCGCCATACGGGTAAAAGCTGGACGGTGGTGGGCATGGAGCTTCCCTGGGAGATGGTGCCCTTCGACGTCCAGCTGCTGGGCGGCATAGTCCTGCACCAGGGCAAGATCGCCGAGATGGCCACTGGCGAGGGCAAGACCCTGGTGGCCACCATGCCGGTCTACCTGAACGCCCTAAGCGGGCGCGGGGTGCACCTGGTGACGGTCAACAACTACCTGGCCCGGCGCGACAGCCAGTGGATGGGCCAGATCTACCGATACCTGGGCCTGACGGTGGGCTGCCTGGACGACACCGAGCCCGGCACTCAGGAGCGCCGGGACGCCTACCAGTGCGACATCGTCTACGGCACCAACAACGAATTCGGCTTTGATTACCTGCGGGACAACATGGCTGGCAGCCTGGAGCAGTGCGTCCAGCGGGAGCATTATTACGCCATCATCGACGAGGTGGATTCCATCCTGGTCGACGAGGCCCGCACCCCGCTGATCATCTCCGGTCCGGTGGAGCACTCCACCCACCGCTACGACCAGCTGAAGCGGCCGGTGGAACGACTGGTGGAGAGCCAGATCCTGCTGGTCAACCGAATCACCGCCGAGGCCGAGAAACTGCTGGCCGAGGGCGAGGAGTACCAGGCCGGCATCAAGCTGCTGCAGGCCTACCGGGGCGGGCCCAAGAACAAGAAGCTCTCCAAGCTGCTGCAGGACGGCAAGAACAAGCGGCTGATGCAGGAGGTGGAGAACGACTACATCCGGGACAAGAAGATGTGGGAGCTGGACGAGCCGCTGTTCTACTCCATCGACGAGAAATCGCACGTGGTGGACCTGACCGAGAAGGGGCGCCAGACCATTTCCCCCAAGGAGCCGGAGCTGTTCATCATCCCCGACATGTCCGAGGAGATGCATCGCATCAACAGCGACGAATCATTGAGCGAGGCCCAGAAGGCCGAGGCCCGGATCAAGCTGGAGCTGACCTTCTCCGAGCGGTCGGAGAAGAACCAGAACATCGGACAGCTGCTGCGGGCCTATTCCCTGTTCGAGAAGGACGTGGAATACGTGGTCAGCGACGGCAAGGTGCTGATAGTGGACGAGTTCACCGGGAGGATCCTGGCGGGCCGGAGATATTCCGACGGCCTGCACCAGGCCATCGAGGCCAAGGAGAACGTGGCCATCGAGCGGGAGACCCAGACCCTGGCCACCGTCACCATCCAGAACTATTTCCGGATGTATGCCAAGCTGGCCGGCATGACCGGCACCGCCGAGACCGAGGCCTCGGAGTTCTTCGAGATCTACAAGCTGGACGTGGCGGTGGTGCCCACCAACAAGCCCATCCGGCGCTCCGACTACGACGACGTCATCTACCGGACCCGGCGCGAAAAATACAACGCCGTCATCGACGAGATCGAGCAGATGCACCTGGCCGGCCGTCCGGTGCTGGTGGGCACGGTGTCGGTGGAGGTCTCGGAGACCCTCTCCCGGATGCTGGCCCGCAAGGGCATCGATCACAAGGTGCTCAACGCCAAGCACCACCAGAAAGAGGCCGAGATCGTCACCAATGCCGGGCAGCCCAAGGCGGTGACCATCGCCACCAACATGGCCGGGCGGGGCACCGACATCAAGCTGGGCCCGGGGGTGGTCAAGAGCCCGCACTGCCGGTTGGTCAGCGATGACGGCTCCCCGGAGCAATGCCCCCATTACGAAACGCTCAAGTGCCGGGAGAAGGTCCCCTGCGGACTGCACATCATCGGCACCGAACGGCACGAATCGCGCCGCATAGACCGGCAGCTGAGGGGCCGGGCCGGGCGGCAGGGCGATCCCGGATCGTCCCGCTTCTTCCTGGCGCTGGAGGACGACCTGATGCGGCTGTTCGGATCGGAGCGCATCGCCGGGGTGATGGAGAAGCTGGGGGCCGAGGAGGGCGAGGTGCTCACCCATCCCCTGCTGACCCGCCAGATCGGCACCGCTCAAAAACGGGTGGAGGGCCACAATTTCGACATCCGCAAGCACCTGCTGGAATACGACGACATCATGAACCGGCAGCGCGAGGCCATCTACCAGATAAGGCACGAGGCCCTGACCGACGAGAACCTCCAGGATAAGATCGCCGAGATGATGGACCGGGTGGTGGATGCCATCCTGGCCGCCGATACCGATGAAAAGGAATATCCCGAGAACTGGAACTGGGGCGGCATCAAGGACGAACTGCGCCGGCATTTTCTGATGGACCTTTCGGTCTCCCAGGACCAGTATCACGGGATGACCATAGATTCGCTGGAGAAATACCTCAAAGAAGCGGTCCGGGAGCGATACCGGCAGAAGGAGGAGAGTCTGGGGTCCGAACTGATGAGGCGGATCGAGCACTTTGCCCTGCTGCAGACCATAGACGAGAAGTGGCGGGAGCATCTGAGCAACCTGGACGCCATCAAGGAGGGCATCGGCCTGAGGGCCTACGGGCAGAAGGATCCCCTGATAGAGTACAAGAAGGAAAGCTATATCATGTTCATGGAGCTGAATAATACCATCGATTCGGCCACCATCGAACTGCTGTTCAAGGCCCATCCGGTGAACGTGGCGCCGCCCCAGTCAAGGCCTGTGGCCATGACCGCCTTCAAGCCGGAATTGGCCGCGCCAAAGGCGGCCGGGCCGATCGAGGACGGCAGCCAGGCCCCGGCCGCCCGGAGAATGATCCCCCGCGACGAAGAGGGCCGGCCCAAACAGGCCCCGGTGGTCAAGTCCGGCCCGGACGTGGGGCGCAACGACCCCTGCCCCTGCGGCAGCGGGAAGAAGTACAAGAAGTGCTGCGGCGTGGGGAAATAA